Part of the Deinococcus fonticola genome, GTCGGTGACGGGCACGTACTCGGCCAGGCCTGAATCGGCGTAATAGCAGTGCTCCGGGCCGATGCCGGGGTAGTCGAGGCCCGCGCTGATGGAGTGCGGCGGCACGATCTGGCCCTCATCGTCGTTCATCAGGTACATCAGCGAGCCGTGCAGCACGCCCACCCGGCCCCCCGCGATGGCGGCGGCATGCAGTCCGGTCTCCACGCCCTTGCCGGCGGCCTCGACACCGATCAGGCGCGGGCGCTGCTCCTGCGGCAGGTAAGCGAACGGCGCGAAAATACCAATGGCGTTGCTGCCGCCCCCCACGCAGGCAACCACAGCGTCGGGCAGGGCGCGTCCTTCGTGCTCCAGCATTTGCGCCTGGGTTTCCACGCCGATGACGCTCTGGAAATCCCGCACCATCGCCGGGTAGGGGTGCGGCCCCACCACGCTGCCCAGGATGTAGAAGGTGTCGCGGACGTTCGTCACCCAGTCACGGATGGCCTCGTTGGTGGCGTCCTTCAGGGTGCCGGTGCCGCTGGTCACGGGGCGCACCTGCGCGCCCAGCAGTTGCATGCGGAACACGTTCAGGGCCTGGCGGCGCATATCTTCCTCGCCCATGTACACCACGCACTCCAGGCCCAGCAGCGCGGCAGCGGTGGCAGTGGCCACGCCGTGCTGGCCGGCTCCCGTTTCCGCGATGACTTTCTTTTTGCCCATGCGCCGCGCCAGCAGGGCCTGCGCCAGGCAGTTGTTGATCTTGTGCGCCCCGGTGAAATTCTGATCCTCGCGCTTCAGGTAGATTTTGGCGCCGCCCGCGTGCTGCGTCAGGCGCTCGGCCAGGTAGAGGGTGCTGGGGCGGCCCACAAATTCCTTGAACAGGCGCTCCAGTTCGGTCAGGAAGGTGGGATCGTTCTTCGCGGCGCGGTAAGCGGTTTCAAGTTCGTCCAGTGCCGGAATCAGTGTTTCGGGCACATAACGGCCACCGTAGCGCCCGTAGCGGCCTCGCCCGTCGGGCAACGGGAACTCTGGAATAGAAAAGGTCATGATGTCCCTAGCCTAGAAGCCTGACCCGCCGAACAGCACGGGAGTCTTAGACAAGCGGTCTAATCCTACCGAATGGTAAAGCCTGAGCGCAAACTGGGTTTTTCACCGTCTGGGCAACATAAAATGCCACACTGCCCATTATGGCTGTCCCTGATTACCAGACTTTCATGCGTCCCCTGCTGGCCCTGCTGTCGGACGGGCAGACCCGAACCATGCGCGAGGTGCACGCGGCGCTGGCCGAACAGTTCCACCTGACCGAAGCCGACCTGGCCGAGATGCTGCCCAGCGGACGGCAATCCACGTTCATGAACCGCGTCGGCTGGGCGAAAACGTATCTGGTCAAGGCGGGGACGCTGAGCAGCCCGCAGCGGGCCAGCGTGGCCATTACGCCGCGTGGCCTGGCCCTGCTTCAGCGCTTCCCTGAGCGTGTGACCGCCAAAGACCTGATGCAATTCGACGAATTCATGGCGTTTCAGCAGGCCAAAACGGGCAGCGTACGAACTGACGCCGACACTGCCCGCCCACACAGCAGTGAAGCCAGCCCCGAAAGCCTGTCGCCCGAAGAACAGTTTTCCTCGCTCTACGCGGAACTCAACGCTTCCCTGGCCGCCGAGCTGCTGGCCCAGGCGCAGGGGCTGACCCCGGCACAGTTCG contains:
- the trpB gene encoding tryptophan synthase subunit beta — its product is MTFSIPEFPLPDGRGRYGRYGGRYVPETLIPALDELETAYRAAKNDPTFLTELERLFKEFVGRPSTLYLAERLTQHAGGAKIYLKREDQNFTGAHKINNCLAQALLARRMGKKKVIAETGAGQHGVATATAAALLGLECVVYMGEEDMRRQALNVFRMQLLGAQVRPVTSGTGTLKDATNEAIRDWVTNVRDTFYILGSVVGPHPYPAMVRDFQSVIGVETQAQMLEHEGRALPDAVVACVGGGSNAIGIFAPFAYLPQEQRPRLIGVEAAGKGVETGLHAAAIAGGRVGVLHGSLMYLMNDDEGQIVPPHSISAGLDYPGIGPEHCYYADSGLAEYVPVTDAQALEAFQLLTRLEGLIPAIESAHAVYHAVELARSMRHDQVIVVNLSGRGDKDVAEVMRLLELERQGGAQEFTPGPARREEVFA
- a CDS encoding restriction endonuclease, whose translation is MAVPDYQTFMRPLLALLSDGQTRTMREVHAALAEQFHLTEADLAEMLPSGRQSTFMNRVGWAKTYLVKAGTLSSPQRASVAITPRGLALLQRFPERVTAKDLMQFDEFMAFQQAKTGSVRTDADTARPHSSEASPESLSPEEQFSSLYAELNASLAAELLAQAQGLTPAQFERLVVEVLVAMGYGGSVRDAGQALGRSGDNGVDGLIKQDPLGLDRIYLQAKRWRDTVHSPEIRTFSGSLTYHKASKGVFITTSTFSEGARKTAAQIGNIILIDGETLARLMIDYGVGVSTRETYRIRRVDSEYFEEL